The genomic interval ACGGGTGATAGATGCAGAAAGTAAAGAAATGCAGGAGTACTTTGCGAAAATTATTTTTGTAAATGCCGCCTGCCTGAATACAAACCTGCTTCTGCTCAATTCTACGTCTAACCGTTTCCCGAATGGCCTTGGAAATGATAGTGGCTTACTCGGCCGGTATGTGGCTTTTCATAACTACCGCGGCAGCATGACGGCTTCTTATGATGGCTACAAAGACCAGTATTACTACGGCCGCCGGCCAACTACCGCCTTTATGCCTTCTTTCCGGAATGTATTCAAACAAGATACAGATTTCTTGAGAGGCTATATGGTAGCTTTCAGTGCCGGACGTGGTGGCTGGGGAGGTGGCGCAGGGGCGCAGGGATTTGGTGCCGACTGGAAAGATAGTCTTTCCGAACCTGGCGACTGGAGTGTGTATATGATGATGCAGGGAGAAACCATACCAATTTATGAAAATCATGTACGCCTGAGCAAAGACCAGAAAGATGCCTGGGATATTCCGCAACTGATTACTTCGGTTGGATACGATGCAAATGATGAGAAAGTATTACAAGACTTTCTGGTACAGGGTGCTGAAATGCTCGAAAAATCTGGCTGTAAAAATATTTCAACCCATGATAGTAAACAGGCTCCTGGCCTGGATATTCATGAGATGGGGGTGTACGCATGGGCAAAGATCCAAAAACTTCCCTATTGAATGAATGGAATCAGTTACACCTTTGCCAGAATGTATATGTGACGGATGGTGCCTGCATGACTTCTATTGGAAACCAGAATCCTTCGCTCACATTTATGGCCCTTACTGCCAGAGCCGCCAGTCATGCTGTAGATGAGTTGAAGAAGATGAATATGTAAGATTATTTTTTACTTAGAAATATCAGCAGTAATTGGATAATTCATTACTGCTGATACTTTGTCTGACAATAGAATTAGTGAATGCTTTCAATTTGTTCTTTTGTCTTACTGGTAGCTTTTGTTTTTTGAAGGCTGATTGAAGGAACACGTACGTTGGTTGATTTTTTATTTCTTCTTCCCCACCATATACAAAATCCGCTGATAGGTAAGGAAGTTGCCATGAGGCTGGCAAAAAAAGCGAGGAATTTACCTGCCAGACCCATAATAGCCCCTACATGTATATCATAGTTTAGGCGCATAAGCTTATCTGCAGCGCTTGCTTCAGCAAATCTGCCCCATTGATGGTCTACGGAGAGTTCTTGTAAGGTGTACTGATCGAAAAAACGGTAATCCATTTTCCAGTATGTACTTGCATCTACATTCATTGCTGCCAGAATAGACGAACTGGAATGTTCCAGAAAATGAATTTCAATCGTTTCTGCATCTGCATGTTCGGCTTGCATTTTATTCCATATCCGGTCAGCAACGGGAATCGTAGTGTTTACAGCTGTAAAATTTGTATCAGATAAGGGTTCACTGTATTCCTGCCATTGTTTTCCTCCGGAAGCAACCCAGTAGGTACCTTTGGCAAACCATTGAAAACCCCAAACCAGGCCAGTGAGCGCAATAAAAATCACAACCCATGTCATATAGAAGCCTAATACATTGTGTAAGTCGTAATTAGTTCTGCGCCAGCGTGCATTCCATTTAATGGTAAAACGTTGTTTGGCTGCCCCCCTTATTTTTTGGCCACCACAGAATGAGCCCCGAAAACATCAGGACCACGAAAATGAGTGTGGCAGATGCTACCACAGGCTGACCTATAGCTGGAGGAAGCCATAAATAGAAATGCCCCATCAACACAATCCGGAAGAAATCTTTATCTACATCTTTTACCTTCAACACCTCTCCGATATAAGGATTTATGTACACCAGATAATAATATTCCGGATCAAAACTATAAAAAGATACCACGGCTGCTTTATCTCCGCTTTTAGCATATTCAACACTGTGTATGTGTTTATCTGGCAATTGTTTTTTGGCAATTACCTCTAATTGAGAAGGGGAAAGGAAAGCAGTATTTTGTTTTTCTACAAAACGGTAAGGCTGCGTAAAATCTGAGATTTCTGCCTGAAAAGCATACAGGCAGCCTGTGATACTGATTACAAAAACTATTAATCCTGATAGGAGGCCAAGCCAGAGATGTACCTGCCCTGTAATCTTTTTTATATTCATCTTTAATTTATAGCCTATACTTTATAGTGGAGTCTATATAATATTATTATCTAGAATAATTATAAATAATGGCAAATATTAGCATAAAGATTTAGTAAGTCAATATTTATTTAGAATAATTCTAAATAAATATTTGATCAAATTAATTCTTATGAGTTGGTCAGGATAAGAAAAGAGTGTGAAATTCTATCTACAGTTTACATAAATGAGCTATGTGGCTCATTTGAAATTAGGATTATATAATAAAGGAGAAGTAAAATGTCAGCATGAATATATTAACAATCTCTATAAGCTTAGTAAAAGCTTAAATCACCAGATAATGTACCAGACCTGCCAATGCACTAATACCAATCCAGATGATCATGTTGATTTTAAAGCGGTACATGGCCACAAATGAGATAATAATCCATATAAGACTGAAGTAATCAACTTTACTAACCTCTAAGCCTTGCGGAAAAACGACCGCCTTACCAAAATAAACCGTTAAATTAAGTACTACACCTACAACAGCAGCAGTTACCACACCAAGTATAGCCTTTACTTTTGGATTGTGTTGGGTTCGTTCAATAACTGGTGCACCAATAAAAATAAACAGAAAGCAGGGAAGAAAGGTATAAAAAGTGGTTGTAAGCAAACCAATGGTTCCGGCTATTGCAGAATGCCCGAAATGATTGAAACCAGCCATAAATCCAACAAAAGCCAGGACCATAATCAACGGTCCGGGAGTAGTTTCACCTAAAGCCAGTCCATCTATCATTTCATATTGGGAAAGCCAGTGTAATTGCTCTACACTTACCTGTGCTACATAAGGCAATACAGCATAGGCACCTCCAAAAGTAATAAATGCAGCTTGGGTAAAAAATAGGGATAAAGTCCGCCAGAAAGCAAAATCAGAAGTAAAATAATAAAATAAGCCAAAAGGTATCAGCCACAATACAAGGCCGGTTATTAGTTGTTTTGCTAACCGGATGCTGTTAAATCCGGTTCCCCCTACGATGGTATGGCTGTTGAGGAAATATTCTGCTTCATTTACTGTGTTTTTTTCTTTTTCTCCTTTTTGTATAAACAAAGATGGCAGGAAGCGTTGTGCCGCAAATCCTATGATGAGCGTTGCCAGAATGATCCAGGGGAAAGGAATATTGAGAAAGAATATGCCGATAAAACTCAGGGCAGCAATGCTGTAATGTAAAGGGGTAAGCAGTGACTTTTTGCCTATTTTAATAAGTGCCAGAATTACAATGACTACAACAGCCGGTTTAAGCCCGTAAAACAATGCATATACCCAGGGAATGTTTCCATAGGTAACGTATACCGTACTTAACCCAAGCAAAATAAACACAGAAGGCAGCACAAACAATGCACCAGCCACCAGACCCCCTCTTGTGCCATGCAAAAGCCAGCCAATATAGGTAGCCAGTTGCTGGGCTTCTGGTCCGGGCAGGAGCATACAGTAGTTAAGCGCATGCAAAAATTTAGCATCGGAAATCCATTTTTTCTGATCGACCAGAAATTCGTGCATAATAGCAATCTGCCCGGCAGGACCACCAAAACTGATAAATCCTAATTTTAGCCAGAATAGGGTAGCTTCCCTGAAGCTAGGCTTTTTTCTGGTCGAAGGAAGTGTATGAGTCATTGGTTTGTCTGGATTTAAGTATAGAGTTGTCTACTGACCATTTTCCGCTGCCACTGATGAGCAGAAATAGGCTGCTTAATAGCATCGAAAAATCTGTACGGGCACCATGCGCAGTTTCCCAGAACCCATCTACCGGAATATTTACCAGTTTGGTAATAGTGATGGCCACCAGCATGATTATAATAAGCGGAATGCTGAAAAGCCTGGTAAAACATCCGATAAGCACCATGCTTCCACATAGGATTTCAAAAGTGCCTACAAATGGGCCAAAAAAGTCAGGATAAGGAATGCCAATTTTGGCAAATCTTCCTGCACCTAATTCAGCCGGGAACAGAAATTTTTGGATGCCTTCTGTGAGGAAAATACATCCGACAGCTATCCTGATAAGCAAAATAGGTGGATTCGCAGCAGTTTGCAGGAGTTTGTTCATAAGGCTTACATAGAGTTTAACTGTTTTTCTTTCTAAGATCAATGTTATTGAAGATGAACAGTCTAATGGTATGATTGTTATTATAGCGGTTTCCAGCAGGCAATTGCTGAAACAAATTCATATAACCTAATTGTGCATTCAACGATTTAGTAAATTGATATCCAAAACCCAAAAAAAAGCGGTTCTGGTCGAAGTAATTATAGGTAATCTGTTTGCCAGCGTTGATGTGAATCTCATCATTGAAGACAAAAAATACACTGTTAGGTTCGATAAATTCTTTTTTGATAGGCAGCAAAACAGACAGCAGATACCGGAAACGGTAATTAAAATTATATCCTTCCTGCAGTTCATCATTGGCAATTTTCCGGTTAAAGCGCTGTTCAAAACGTACCCATTGCTGCATTTGAATGTGTTTAGCCCTTCTGGTCCAGCTTACTTGCTGCCAAGGCCTGTGTTCTGGCCTGACTGTATTCAATCCAGCAGCAGGATAATGAGACACATAGGCGTACCCGGCAGTAAAATTAATATTATGCGGAAAATGATAAGTGATACCAGGCCGGATAATAGTTGTGGCCCATCTGTCGAATAGGTCTGTACGGCGGGCGTGCAAATCAAGCCAAAGGGAGAATTTATCAGAAATGCGGGTTTGATTGATATATCCCAGCCAGGCCTGACCTTGCTCATGCACTTGTTTGGCAGGCGTTTGTGCCAAGCTGGCAATGCTTATAATAATGAAAGTACAAAAACTAAGAAGTAGTACAAGTATGGTATTTTTTTGAAACATAATGAAAAATGACTAACGGATTTAGGTTAAACTTGGATTCCAGACATGCTTTTCGGCTTGCAGGTGCTTAGCCCAGCTGTACAAAGCATCATAAATTTCAAAGCCATATTGCAGCACAGTGAAATCGTCTTTATAATTATAAGACAAACCGGCTGAGATAGCCCATAATCCGGCAGATTGAGCAGCTGTATCAAAGCGGTCGGTATCAGCCGCCCTCACAATAATTGCCAGTTTATCCAAAGCTTCATCTTTTACTTGATATTTCTTTAATAAAGCATCGAAACTGCAATAGTCGCCTTCATGTGAAAGCTCTACGCCAGGAATATCAAAGGGAATGGCATTTAACTCATGCGCCTTACTTTTTACTTGTTCATTAGGAACAAAAATAAATTCGGCTCTGGGATCAATAAAGCGTTGTATTAGCCAGGGACAGGCAATACGGTCAATTTTAGGGCGTTCTCTGGTTATCCATTTCATAGTAAAGGAGTTAAGTTTATCTTCATCTCTTTACCTAGTTTTAGAGATAGATACAATACTATAAAGCCTGAATACAGAAAAATAGAACGTAATTAACTTTTTGTATCCGTTTTACCTTTTGGCAAACTTTTTTTGTAATCAGAAGGATTTTTACCGGTATATTTTTTGAAAATACGGGTGAAATGGCTCTGATCGGAAAAACCAGTGAGATACGCAATTTCGGATAAAGAACGAGTTGTGGTATGCAACAGATCAATGGCTTTTTCAATACGCAGTTTCCGGATATACTCACCAAATGACAGGTTGTTAAAGTATTTCGAAAACTCCCTGGAAACATAGGCCGGATGAATATTTAATCCTTCGGAAATCTCTTTGAGGCTCAGACTTAAATTGGTATCAATCTGGTCCTGGATGACATCTTTCAGTTCTTTGGCCCATGCAGGAATCTTGGTTCTGGCTCCAGTTTTCTGGTCCATATAAGTGTTAAATACCTGCAATAAAAGTTTTTCTGTGGGGTTTTGCGTATGTTTTTCCTGTTGCAAATGTTTCGCCCAGCTATATAATCCATCATAGATCAGCATTCCTTTTTCCAGCAACTCATAATCATCGGTAATATTAAAAGAGAGTCCGGCAGAAATAGCCCACAACCCGGAGCTTTGGCTGGCAATCGAATGGTCATCTGTATCGGCGCCTCTTACAATAGGGGCCAGAATATGCAAAGCCGGATCTTTGAGTTCATATTTTTTTATAAAGTAGTCAAAAGTACACTGGTCTTCATAGTGCGTAAATTCAGCTTCCGGTATATCGAATGGAATGGCATTCAGTTCTTGTGCTTTTTGTGCTATTTGCAGATAGGGTACAAAATAGAACTGGGCTTCCGGGTCTATAAATCTTCTGATCAGCCAGGGACAGGCGATACGATCTATTTTGGGGCGTTCCCTGGTTATCCATTTCATTGTTTTATATAAAATTAAAAGCTGTTAATTCAACTTAGATTTTGGAGCGAATATTTAGATTCTCAGTAAAGTTACAAAAGCTTTCCCCGGATGATTGAAGAAAGCTTTTGTAAATTGCATGGATGGTTTTTGAGTAGTATTATTTATTAAACAAACCATCTACTGTAATGGCCACATAGTATAAACCTCCAATGGTTGGTCCGGCCGCATATTGAATATAGCGCTGGTTGAAAATATTGGAACCTCCGGCTTTTATGGTTGATTTTAGCTGAGGCAAACGGTAGGTAACTTGTGCATCAAACGTCTGATAAGCTGGTACGATACCATTCGCCAAAGGGCTTTCCCAAAGGAAGGAATCCTGCCACCGCCACACAATATTGAAACCCAGATTTTTGGCTACTTCCCGGTTGCCAATAGAAAGATTAGTGGTCCAGTTGGGTGTATTGAAGCCAGTCACAAATACGTCTCTTTCCTTATTGGTTACAATATCGTTGTAGTTCACGTTTCCGGAGATAGTAAACCGCTTGTAAAAGTTATATGTAATTCCGAGGGAGGAGCCAAAATTATTGTATTTGTTTTTAGCATTGGTATATACCCTGTAACGGGTTTGCTGCGCATTCCGGTTTGCTGCCAGCATGGCAATTACAGCTTCGTCTGTGCCTACACTCACTGTATTGTTTTGCGGAACAGATACTTCTACCTGACCCAGAAAACCATCATATTCATTGGTATAGGCATCAATATCAATTACCAGTTTGTTATCCAGCAGAATACTTTTATAACCCACTTCAAAAGAATTGATCCGTTCCGGACGGGTAGGAGAGAGGCTGGTGATTTCAAGCAGCCCTCTGTTTTTTAAGGCAGCATCAGTAGCCGTTAGTCCGGCTGTTACATCCTGGTTTACGGCAGCGTTGAAAGTATTTACAGAAGCAAGCGTATAAGAATTGTCTAAGTAGCCTAGCCCTTCATTGATATAGGATAAACCACCCACCCGGCGTACATTTCCATTGTTTACATAAGAAATAGCTTCAAATAAGGCTGGAAAGCGGAATCCATTCTGGAAAGATGCCCTGAAATTATGTTTCTCAGCCAGTGTATATACAGCCGCAATACGTGGATTTACTTTCGGATCAAACTCAGGATTGTAATCTACCCGTAGAGAACCATATACTTTCAGTTTGTCTTTGAAGAAGGTTCTGGTCGCCTGAGCAAATGCACCGAATTTTTTGTAATACACGTTATTGCCTCCCGGCTGGGTTCTTTCATCGATAGGTCTAGAAAAGTCTACAAAGTTATTACCATCCGGAATAACCTCATATACCCTGGCATCGGCACCTACCAGCAGGTTAAAAATCTTTAATTTATTTTCGAAGTCATACTGGGCATCGGCATGATATAAATGGCTTTTCTGGCTCAAAAAAGCACCACCGGTTTCAGGCGCTCCTGGAATTACTGCACCATGGTCCCAGTTATTGATCTTCCGGATAGTATTTTGCAGGGCATTAAATTCAGCGGTACCTGGTTCGGCTCTGCCTGCATCCGCTGCCTGACGGGCAAGTTGCATGGCTGTTGCCAGTTCTGTTCCATTATTTAGTTCATTCTGCAAGGCTGTTTTGAATTTTCCTCCCCACACTGAATTAGAACCACCGCCGGTAATATCCAGGTTATCTACCATGGGTTTTACGTTGTAGGAATCGCCTGTATTTTCAAGAGAAGCATACGTACGGATGGTATAATTGCTGCCTTTGAGTTCCAGTTTATGATTTTGCACCACTACATTATCCAGCTGGATCTTATTTCCCCGTTGAAAAACGCCATCCATCTGTCCGATCCGGTAGCCATAGGATAGTTCAGCATTCTCATTCAATTTATAGTGTAAGGCCGCATCAAATTTGAGGTTATCTACTTTGGGACTCACAATATCCCTTTCCCAATAGCCGGTTCTTCTCACCAGGAAAGTCTGGTTTTTGCCGCCATATTGTACACCACTTATTGTAACGGCATTGTTGTTTTCATCGCCATATTTATTCCAGGCATCATAGGCCGGATTATTGTTGCCGGAGAGTTCCGGAAAATTAGGGTTAGCTGTGTTGAGGGAATTGGGGTTTTGATCGGTTCGGGTATTAGAACGCCAGTCGGTACCCTGCATGTAACTGGCATTTATCTTAAAAGCAAATTTGTTATTATACGCCCTGGCATACCGTATCGCTGTTTCAGTGAGTACACTGGTACTATGGTCAATTCCATCTACATGATTGATGCCGGTTTTCTGATATAAACTCAATCCCTGGTGCAAAAAAGGGCTTTTGGTAAGTAAATTAGCCATTCCATTAATAGCATTCATACCATAGAGTGCAGAAGCGGCTCCAGGAGTAATCTCCACACTGGCAATATCCAGTTCTGTTGGCCCAATGGCATTACCTAAAGGTACGCCCAGTGTAGCAGCCTGCATATCCACCCCATCTACCAGTTGCATAAAGCGGAAGTTATTGGGAATATTAAAACCACGGGTATTGGGTACTTTAAAAGTAAGGCTGGAGGTTGTCATTTGTACGCCTTTTACATTTTCCAGGGCATCATAAAAACCGGGCGCCGGCGAATCTTTAATCGCACGAATGTCGAGCTTTTCAATCGCTACCGGAGATTTCAGAATACTTTCTTCCACCCTCGAAGCTGTTACTACTACTTCTCTACCCAACAAGGTCTGGGTCTCTAAAGCGATCTGCACATTGGAAGCTGTGCCTTTGATTTCAAATTCCTGTGGCTCGAAACCAACCATCGAAAAAGCAATGGTGAAGGGAAACTTTAATTTTGTTTTGAGCGAGAAATTACCCTGCACATCGGTAACTGTACCTGTAACGGTTCCCTTGATCAACACATTCACACCTGCAAGTGCCTGTTTGGTTTCATTATCAGTTACCCTGCCAGATATAACAATCACATTGTCCTGGGCAGAAACTGTTGAAAGCAAGGTTAAAAAAAGGAAAACAAAAAGATGGAGACGGAAAATAGTATTCTTCATAAATGGCTTGTTATAAAGAGTTTAGTAAAGATAAGGTTATAATATTTGTGAGATAAGTGCGCAAGGTAAAGATTATTATATAAAATCTATAAATTTAGTAGAGATTTATTTTTTAATTTAAAAATTACCTGGGGTTTACTTATGAAAGTGTCTTTCATCAAGAAATAAATTAATGCTAATGACTAGGGTACTAAACAATTTCACCCATCAAAATATGGCTGGCAGGTATCTATATCTAATGTACTTGGAGACGAATCTATAAGGATACAAACACATGCAGCCTAAACGAATTGACCTACTTGTTATATGTTGGGTTGTTATTATATTGAGCTGATGAATAGGGTTTTTATAAAAATTGATTATTTTAGCTATAATTTATATTATACAAAGAGTGCCTCTCTTGCATCTTGTGATTAAACTGTTGGGCTTGCTTCTTTGAAGTATTGTATTAAAAGATCACCTATGAAGAAAATTTACTTTTTACTCCTTTTTATTTGCTTTTCCCTTTCCACTGCTTTT from Rhodocytophaga rosea carries:
- a CDS encoding PepSY-associated TM helix domain-containing protein, which produces MRGAAKQRFTIKWNARWRRTNYDLHNVLGFYMTWVVIFIALTGLVWGFQWFAKGTYWVASGGKQWQEYSEPLSDTNFTAVNTTIPVADRIWNKMQAEHADAETIEIHFLEHSSSSILAAMNVDASTYWKMDYRFFDQYTLQELSVDHQWGRFAEASAADKLMRLNYDIHVGAIMGLAGKFLAFFASLMATSLPISGFCIWWGRRNKKSTNVRVPSISLQKTKATSKTKEQIESIH
- a CDS encoding PepSY-associated TM helix domain-containing protein is translated as MNIKKITGQVHLWLGLLSGLIVFVISITGCLYAFQAEISDFTQPYRFVEKQNTAFLSPSQLEVIAKKQLPDKHIHSVEYAKSGDKAAVVSFYSFDPEYYYLVYINPYIGEVLKVKDVDKDFFRIVLMGHFYLWLPPAIGQPVVASATLIFVVLMFSGLILWWPKNKGGSQTTFYH
- the chrA gene encoding chromate efflux transporter produces the protein MTHTLPSTRKKPSFREATLFWLKLGFISFGGPAGQIAIMHEFLVDQKKWISDAKFLHALNYCMLLPGPEAQQLATYIGWLLHGTRGGLVAGALFVLPSVFILLGLSTVYVTYGNIPWVYALFYGLKPAVVVIVILALIKIGKKSLLTPLHYSIAALSFIGIFFLNIPFPWIILATLIIGFAAQRFLPSLFIQKGEKEKNTVNEAEYFLNSHTIVGGTGFNSIRLAKQLITGLVLWLIPFGLFYYFTSDFAFWRTLSLFFTQAAFITFGGAYAVLPYVAQVSVEQLHWLSQYEMIDGLALGETTPGPLIMVLAFVGFMAGFNHFGHSAIAGTIGLLTTTFYTFLPCFLFIFIGAPVIERTQHNPKVKAILGVVTAAVVGVVLNLTVYFGKAVVFPQGLEVSKVDYFSLIWIIISFVAMYRFKINMIIWIGISALAGLVHYLVI
- a CDS encoding DoxX family protein; this translates as MNKLLQTAANPPILLIRIAVGCIFLTEGIQKFLFPAELGAGRFAKIGIPYPDFFGPFVGTFEILCGSMVLIGCFTRLFSIPLIIIMLVAITITKLVNIPVDGFWETAHGARTDFSMLLSSLFLLISGSGKWSVDNSILKSRQTNDSYTSFDQKKA
- a CDS encoding DUF2490 domain-containing protein; protein product: MAQTPAKQVHEQGQAWLGYINQTRISDKFSLWLDLHARRTDLFDRWATTIIRPGITYHFPHNINFTAGYAYVSHYPAAGLNTVRPEHRPWQQVSWTRRAKHIQMQQWVRFEQRFNRKIANDELQEGYNFNYRFRYLLSVLLPIKKEFIEPNSVFFVFNDEIHINAGKQITYNYFDQNRFFLGFGYQFTKSLNAQLGYMNLFQQLPAGNRYNNNHTIRLFIFNNIDLRKKNS
- a CDS encoding chromate resistance protein ChrB domain-containing protein, with product MKWITRERPKIDRIACPWLIQRFIDPRAEFIFVPNEQVKSKAHELNAIPFDIPGVELSHEGDYCSFDALLKKYQVKDEALDKLAIIVRAADTDRFDTAAQSAGLWAISAGLSYNYKDDFTVLQYGFEIYDALYSWAKHLQAEKHVWNPSLT
- a CDS encoding chromate resistance protein ChrB domain-containing protein; translated protein: MKWITRERPKIDRIACPWLIRRFIDPEAQFYFVPYLQIAQKAQELNAIPFDIPEAEFTHYEDQCTFDYFIKKYELKDPALHILAPIVRGADTDDHSIASQSSGLWAISAGLSFNITDDYELLEKGMLIYDGLYSWAKHLQQEKHTQNPTEKLLLQVFNTYMDQKTGARTKIPAWAKELKDVIQDQIDTNLSLSLKEISEGLNIHPAYVSREFSKYFNNLSFGEYIRKLRIEKAIDLLHTTTRSLSEIAYLTGFSDQSHFTRIFKKYTGKNPSDYKKSLPKGKTDTKS
- a CDS encoding TonB-dependent receptor, coding for MKNTIFRLHLFVFLFLTLLSTVSAQDNVIVISGRVTDNETKQALAGVNVLIKGTVTGTVTDVQGNFSLKTKLKFPFTIAFSMVGFEPQEFEIKGTASNVQIALETQTLLGREVVVTASRVEESILKSPVAIEKLDIRAIKDSPAPGFYDALENVKGVQMTTSSLTFKVPNTRGFNIPNNFRFMQLVDGVDMQAATLGVPLGNAIGPTELDIASVEITPGAASALYGMNAINGMANLLTKSPFLHQGLSLYQKTGINHVDGIDHSTSVLTETAIRYARAYNNKFAFKINASYMQGTDWRSNTRTDQNPNSLNTANPNFPELSGNNNPAYDAWNKYGDENNNAVTISGVQYGGKNQTFLVRRTGYWERDIVSPKVDNLKFDAALHYKLNENAELSYGYRIGQMDGVFQRGNKIQLDNVVVQNHKLELKGSNYTIRTYASLENTGDSYNVKPMVDNLDITGGGSNSVWGGKFKTALQNELNNGTELATAMQLARQAADAGRAEPGTAEFNALQNTIRKINNWDHGAVIPGAPETGGAFLSQKSHLYHADAQYDFENKLKIFNLLVGADARVYEVIPDGNNFVDFSRPIDERTQPGGNNVYYKKFGAFAQATRTFFKDKLKVYGSLRVDYNPEFDPKVNPRIAAVYTLAEKHNFRASFQNGFRFPALFEAISYVNNGNVRRVGGLSYINEGLGYLDNSYTLASVNTFNAAVNQDVTAGLTATDAALKNRGLLEITSLSPTRPERINSFEVGYKSILLDNKLVIDIDAYTNEYDGFLGQVEVSVPQNNTVSVGTDEAVIAMLAANRNAQQTRYRVYTNAKNKYNNFGSSLGITYNFYKRFTISGNVNYNDIVTNKERDVFVTGFNTPNWTTNLSIGNREVAKNLGFNIVWRWQDSFLWESPLANGIVPAYQTFDAQVTYRLPQLKSTIKAGGSNIFNQRYIQYAAGPTIGGLYYVAITVDGLFNK